The DNA region GTAGTCGAGCACCGGCAGGCCGTTGAAGAAGACTTCCCATGCCACGTAAGCGGACAACAGGAAAGACCCGGCCACCGCCCCGATCGTGACCCAGTGCGCCCCGGCCCGACCCACCTGATGCCGGAACAGCCCCGCGATCAGACAACCGATCAACGGCAGCATCGGAATCAGCAAAATGACGGTCTTGATATTCACGGGGTTTCAGGCCTTTTGTTTTGAACCGCGGATGAACGCAGATCAACGCAGATAGAACGGAAAAAAGACCGATCCCCGCGACCAGAATTCTCTTGGCAGGAACTTTCCACAAACACCCGGTTTTTTGTTTGTCTATCTGCGTTCATCTGCGTTCATCCGCGGTTACAAATCAACCTTTCAAGTCGGCGATGTCTTCGACGTTGATGGAGCGGCGGCTTCTGAACAGCACCACCAGTATGGCCAGGCCGATGGCCGCTTCGGCAGCCGCGACGGTCAGGATGAAGAACACGAACACCTGGCCGTCCAGCACGTCGAGAAAACGCGAGAAGGCAACAAAATTGATATTGACCGCCAGCAACATAAGCTCGATGCACATCAGCAAGATGAGCACGTTCTTGCGGTTGATGAAGATGCCGGCCACGCTGATGGCGAACAGCACCGCGCCCAGGGTGAGAAAATGAGCCAGTGTGAGCATGTCAGCCGCCCTCCCCTTCGGACTTCATCTTGACCAGGCGTACCCGGTCTTCACGACGGACCTGGACCTGACGCCCGGGATCCTGCTGCCGGGCTTCCGGGCGCTTGCGGTGGGTCAGGGAGATGGCGGCAATAATGGCCACCAGCAACAGCACGGCCGCAATCTCGAAGGCATAGAG from Wenzhouxiangella sp. AB-CW3 includes:
- the nuoK gene encoding NADH-quinone oxidoreductase subunit NuoK gives rise to the protein MLTLAHFLTLGAVLFAISVAGIFINRKNVLILLMCIELMLLAVNINFVAFSRFLDVLDGQVFVFFILTVAAAEAAIGLAILVVLFRSRRSINVEDIADLKG